A genome region from Ottowia testudinis includes the following:
- the acs gene encoding acetate--CoA ligase, protein MSAIQSVLVENRVFPPSEATVKAARISGMEAYQALCDEAERDFEGFWRRLAKENVVWSKEPTQVLDESNKPFYKWFADGQLNASANCLDKHMGTPVENKTAIIFEADGGEVTKITYKELLARVSQFANGLKAHGIQKGDRVLVYMPMTIEGIVAMQACARIGATHSVVFGGFSAKAVQERIQDGGAVAVITANYQMRGGKELPLKAIVDEALSMGGCESIKNVFVYERTKTACNMVAGRDKTFSQMLEGQSTDCPPEMVDAEHPLFVLYTSGSTGKPKGVQHSTGGYLLWAKLTMDWTFDLKPEDVFWCTADIGWVTGHSYIVYGPLAAGATEIVFEGVPTYPNAGRFWQMIERHKCSIFYTAPTAIRSLIKASEADEKVHPKSSDLSSLRILGSVGEPINPEAWMWYYKNVGGERCPIVDTFWQTETGGHMINPLPGATPLVPGSCTLPLPGILAAIVDEAGNEVPNGSGGILVFKKPWPSMIRTIWNDPDRFKKSYFPEELKGYYLAGDGAVRDAETGYFRITGRIDDVLNVSGHRMGTMEIESALVAKTDLVAEAAVVGRPDDTTGEAICAFVVLKRPLPQGDEAKQIAKELRDWVAKEIGPIAKPKDIRFGENLPKTRSGKIMRRLLRSLAKGEQITQDTSTLENPAILTQLDQTY, encoded by the coding sequence ATGAGCGCCATCCAATCGGTTCTGGTCGAAAACCGCGTATTTCCTCCGAGCGAAGCCACCGTCAAGGCCGCGCGCATCAGCGGCATGGAGGCCTATCAGGCGCTGTGCGACGAGGCCGAGCGCGATTTCGAGGGCTTCTGGCGCCGGCTGGCCAAGGAAAACGTGGTGTGGTCGAAAGAGCCCACGCAGGTGCTCGACGAATCGAACAAACCGTTCTACAAATGGTTTGCCGATGGACAGCTGAACGCCAGCGCCAACTGCCTCGACAAGCACATGGGCACGCCGGTCGAGAACAAGACGGCCATCATCTTCGAGGCCGATGGCGGCGAAGTCACCAAGATCACCTACAAGGAGCTGCTGGCGCGCGTCAGCCAGTTCGCCAACGGCCTCAAAGCACACGGCATCCAGAAGGGCGACCGCGTGCTGGTCTACATGCCCATGACGATCGAGGGCATCGTCGCCATGCAGGCCTGCGCGCGCATCGGCGCCACGCACAGCGTGGTGTTCGGCGGCTTCTCGGCCAAGGCGGTGCAAGAGCGCATCCAGGACGGCGGCGCCGTGGCCGTGATCACCGCCAACTACCAGATGCGCGGCGGCAAGGAACTGCCGCTGAAGGCCATCGTCGACGAGGCGCTGTCGATGGGCGGCTGCGAATCGATCAAGAACGTGTTCGTCTACGAACGCACCAAGACGGCCTGCAACATGGTGGCCGGGCGCGACAAGACCTTCAGCCAGATGCTGGAAGGTCAGTCCACCGACTGCCCACCCGAGATGGTCGACGCCGAGCATCCGTTGTTCGTGCTCTACACCTCTGGCTCCACCGGCAAGCCCAAGGGCGTGCAGCACTCCACCGGCGGCTACCTGCTGTGGGCCAAGCTGACCATGGACTGGACGTTCGACCTCAAGCCCGAGGACGTGTTCTGGTGCACCGCCGACATCGGCTGGGTCACCGGTCATAGCTACATCGTGTACGGCCCGCTGGCCGCGGGCGCCACCGAGATCGTGTTCGAGGGCGTGCCCACCTATCCCAACGCGGGGCGCTTCTGGCAGATGATCGAGCGCCACAAGTGCAGCATCTTCTATACCGCGCCCACCGCGATCCGCTCGCTCATCAAGGCTTCCGAAGCGGACGAGAAAGTGCACCCCAAGAGCTCGGACCTGAGCAGCCTGCGCATCCTCGGCAGCGTGGGCGAGCCGATCAACCCCGAAGCCTGGATGTGGTACTACAAGAACGTGGGCGGCGAGCGCTGCCCCATCGTCGACACCTTCTGGCAGACCGAAACCGGCGGCCACATGATCAACCCGCTGCCGGGCGCCACGCCGTTGGTGCCGGGCTCGTGCACGCTGCCGCTGCCGGGCATCCTTGCCGCGATCGTCGATGAGGCGGGCAACGAGGTGCCCAACGGCTCGGGCGGCATCCTGGTGTTCAAAAAGCCCTGGCCCAGCATGATCCGCACCATCTGGAACGACCCCGATCGTTTCAAGAAAAGCTACTTCCCCGAAGAGCTGAAGGGCTATTACCTGGCCGGCGACGGCGCGGTGCGCGACGCCGAGACGGGCTACTTCCGCATCACGGGCCGCATCGACGACGTGCTGAACGTGTCGGGCCACCGCATGGGCACGATGGAGATCGAATCGGCCCTGGTCGCCAAGACGGATCTGGTGGCCGAGGCGGCCGTGGTGGGCCGCCCCGACGACACCACGGGCGAGGCGATCTGCGCCTTCGTGGTCTTGAAGCGCCCGCTGCCGCAGGGCGACGAGGCCAAGCAGATTGCCAAGGAACTGCGCGACTGGGTGGCCAAGGAGATCGGCCCGATCGCCAAGCCCAAGGACATCCGCTTTGGCGAGAACCTGCCCAAGACGCGCTCGGGCAAGATCATGCGCCGCCTGCTGCGCAGCCTGGCCAAGGGCGAGCAGATCACGCAAGACACCAGCACGCTGGAGAACCCGGCCATCCTGACGCAGCTGGATCAGACGTATTGA
- a CDS encoding TIGR04438 family Trp-rich protein — MYLLGIGIVLLLMKWQEIGPVATWSWWIVLAPFGAAMAWWAWADWSGYTKRKAMEREDQRKQDRINRQREAIGQKARPAPTRRR; from the coding sequence ATGTACTTACTGGGAATCGGGATCGTGCTGTTGCTGATGAAATGGCAGGAAATCGGCCCGGTGGCCACCTGGTCATGGTGGATCGTGCTGGCGCCGTTCGGCGCTGCCATGGCATGGTGGGCGTGGGCCGACTGGTCGGGCTACACCAAGCGCAAGGCGATGGAACGCGAGGACCAGCGTAAGCAAGATCGCATCAACCGTCAGCGCGAAGCGATTGGCCAGAAGGCCCGGCCCGCACCAACGCGCCGTCGATGA
- a CDS encoding c-type cytochrome, which yields MKRVLLTFAALAAIAAPAMADEALAKSKNCMACHAVDKKLVGPAYKDVAAKFAKDPGAVAMLADRIQKGSSGVWGAVPMPPNANVNADEAKKLATWVMSLK from the coding sequence ATGAAGCGAGTTTTGTTGACTTTTGCCGCTCTGGCTGCCATTGCCGCCCCTGCCATGGCGGACGAGGCATTGGCAAAATCAAAGAACTGCATGGCCTGCCATGCGGTGGACAAAAAGCTGGTCGGCCCGGCGTACAAGGACGTGGCGGCCAAATTCGCCAAGGATCCGGGCGCGGTGGCCATGCTGGCCGACCGCATCCAGAAAGGCAGCTCCGGTGTCTGGGGTGCGGTGCCGATGCCCCCCAACGCCAACGTGAACGCCGACGAAGCCAAAAAGCTCGCCACTTGGGTGATGTCGCTGAAGTGA